One Equus asinus isolate D_3611 breed Donkey chromosome 26, EquAss-T2T_v2, whole genome shotgun sequence genomic window carries:
- the LIN7B gene encoding protein lin-7 homolog B — translation MWKKGTERGQTGVAGKADRGRHSRGRKPDRPTLAEGRAAGSAAAGGAPRTAGRASAGGARRPGRGLARPRPPRRRPGGRAARRGGADMAALVEPLGLERDVSRAVELLERLQRSGELPPQKLQALQRVLQSRFCSAIREVYEQLYDTLDITGSAEIRAHATAKATVAAFTASEGHAHPRVVELPKTDEGLGFNIMGGKEQNSPIYISRVIPGGVADRHGGLKRGDQLLSVNGVSVEGEQHEKAVELLKAAQGSVKLVVRYTPRVLEEMEARFEKMRSARRRQQHQSYSSLESRG, via the exons atgtggaaaaaagggacaGAAAGGGGACAGACAGGCGTGGCGGGCAAGGCAGACAGAGGCCGCCATAGCAGGGGTCGCAAACCGGACAGACCGACGCTGGCTGAGGGCAGGGCGGCGGGATCCGCGGCCGCAGGTGGAGCGCCGCGCACGGCGGGCCGCGCCTCCGCAGGGGGCGCCCGTCGCCCGGGGCGTGGCCTCGCGCGGCCCCGCCCTCCTCGCCGGCgaccgggcgggcgggcggctcGCCGCGGCGGCGCCGACATGGCTGCGCTGGTGGAGCCGCTGGGGCTGGAGCGGG ACGTGTCCCGGGCGGTGGAGCTCCTCGAGCGGCTCCAGCGCAGCGGGGAGCTGCCTCCGCAGAAGCTGCAGGCCCTCCAGCGCGTCCTGCAGAGCcgcttctgctctgccatccggGAG GTGTATGAGCAGCTCTATGACACGCTGGACATCACCGGCAGCGCTGAGATCCGGGCCCACGCCACTGCCAAG gCCACGGTGGCCGCCTTCACAGCCAGTGAGGGCCATGCACATCCCAGGGTAGTGGAGCTGCCCAAGACAGATGAGGGCCTGGGCTTCAACATCATGGGGGGCAAGGAGCAGAACTCACCCATCTACATCTCCCGTGTCATCCCTGGAGGCGTGGCTGACCGCCACGGAGGCCTCAAGCGTGGGGACCAGCTGCTGTCGGTGAATGGTGTG AGCGTTGAGGGTGAGCAGCACGAGAAGGCAGTGGAGCTGCTGAAGGCGGCCCAGGGCTCAGTGAAGCTGGTGGTGCGTTACACCCCTCGCGTGCTGGAGGAGATGGAGGCCCGCTTTGAGAAGATGCGCTCCGCCCGCCGGCGCCAGCAACACCAGAGCTACTC